One segment of Thermodesulfovibrio sp. 3907-1M DNA contains the following:
- the leuD gene encoding 3-isopropylmalate dehydratase small subunit: MKIRGKVWKFGDNIDTDAIIPARYLNTSDPKELAKHVMEDADKEFPSKVKQGDIIIAGKNFGCGSSREHAPIAIKAAGIQAVVAKSFARIFFRNAFNIGLPIFEVPELIDEASEGDEIEIDMDSGDIVNLTKGKKYKTKPIPSFMQELIKAGGLVEWTKKRLTMEVIK, translated from the coding sequence ATGAAAATAAGAGGAAAAGTCTGGAAATTTGGCGATAACATTGACACAGACGCTATTATTCCTGCCAGATATCTTAATACATCTGACCCTAAAGAGCTTGCAAAGCATGTTATGGAGGATGCTGATAAGGAGTTTCCATCAAAGGTTAAACAGGGTGATATAATAATCGCAGGAAAAAATTTTGGATGTGGTTCCTCAAGAGAACATGCGCCGATTGCAATTAAAGCGGCTGGAATTCAAGCAGTTGTTGCAAAAAGCTTTGCAAGAATATTTTTCAGGAATGCCTTCAATATCGGGCTACCAATTTTTGAGGTTCCTGAGCTTATTGATGAGGCAAGTGAGGGCGATGAAATAGAGATTGATATGGATAGTGGTGATATTGTTAATTTAACAAAAGGGAAAAAATACAAAACCAAGCCTATTCCTTCATTTATGCAGGAACTAATTAAAGCAGGTGGACTTGTTGAATGGACAAAAAAGAGATTAACTATGGAGGTAATAAAATGA
- a CDS encoding 3-isopropylmalate dehydrogenase yields the protein MKTYKIAVIPGDGTGPEVIREGVKVLDAVSHRLGFKLDYTYYDFGGERYLRTGETLPDSAIEELKKFNAIYLGAIGHPQVKPGILEKGILLRLRFELDQYVNLRPVKLYPGVDCPLKDKKPEDIDFVVVRENTEGLYTGSGGFLKKGTADEVAIQVSINTRKGVERCIRFAFEYCKKRNKKNKLTLCGKTNVLTFAFDLWERTFYEVAKEYPEITTDYAHVDAITMWFVKNPEWFDVIVTDNMFGDIITDLGAMIQGGMGIAAGGNINPEGVSMFEPIGGSAPKYTGKNVINPLAAICAGGMMLEYLGEGVAGKLIERAVIEVTSKHLKSLAAGRMGYTTTEVGDLVAKYVTELPLEG from the coding sequence ATGAAGACTTACAAAATTGCTGTAATTCCCGGTGATGGCACAGGACCTGAAGTTATCCGTGAGGGAGTAAAGGTCCTTGATGCTGTAAGCCACAGGCTCGGATTTAAGCTTGATTACACCTATTATGATTTTGGTGGTGAGAGATATTTAAGAACAGGCGAGACTCTTCCTGATAGCGCAATAGAGGAACTTAAAAAATTCAATGCCATATATCTCGGCGCGATTGGTCACCCTCAGGTTAAACCAGGTATTCTTGAAAAAGGAATACTTTTAAGACTCAGATTTGAGCTTGACCAGTATGTAAATCTCAGACCTGTAAAGCTTTATCCGGGAGTTGACTGTCCCCTTAAAGACAAAAAGCCTGAAGACATAGATTTTGTCGTTGTAAGGGAAAACACAGAAGGGTTATATACCGGTTCTGGTGGATTTCTTAAGAAAGGCACAGCTGATGAAGTGGCAATTCAGGTTTCAATAAATACCCGTAAAGGCGTTGAAAGATGCATAAGATTTGCCTTTGAATACTGCAAAAAACGCAACAAAAAGAATAAGCTTACTTTATGCGGAAAAACAAATGTTTTAACCTTTGCTTTTGACCTATGGGAGAGAACCTTTTATGAGGTGGCAAAAGAGTATCCAGAGATTACAACAGATTATGCCCACGTGGATGCTATAACGATGTGGTTTGTGAAAAATCCTGAATGGTTTGATGTCATCGTTACTGATAACATGTTTGGAGACATAATCACTGACCTTGGCGCGATGATTCAAGGAGGCATGGGAATAGCTGCTGGTGGAAACATAAATCCTGAAGGTGTGTCAATGTTTGAGCCAATTGGAGGCTCTGCACCGAAATATACAGGTAAAAATGTAATAAATCCTCTTGCTGCTATATGTGCAGGTGGGATGATGCTTGAATATCTTGGTGAGGGAGTTGCAGGAAAACTTATTGAAAGGGCAGTTATTGAAGTGACAAGCAAGCATCTTAAAAGTCTTGCAGCTGGCAGAATGGGATATACGACAACAGAAGTTGGTGATCTTGTGGCAAAGTATGTAACAGAACTACCTCTGGAGGGATAA
- a CDS encoding aspartate-semialdehyde dehydrogenase has protein sequence MLKKKEKYVVAVVGATGAVGNEMIAVLEERDFPVERLRLFASERSEGVRLNFKGQEITVETLKEDSFQGIDIALFSAGAERSKIWAPIAAKSGCVVIDNSSQWRMDPEVPLVVPEVNPHDLKWHKGIIANPNCSTIQMVVALKPIHDVAKIKRVVVTTFQAVSGTGKKAMDELLQQTVALLNFKDIEIKVYPHQIAFNVLPHIDKFLENGYTKEEMKMVNETKKIMGDPSIRVTATTVRVPVFRGHSESVNIETEKKITAQEVRELLSKAPGVVVIDNPDKNEYPLPIYASGRDEVFVGRIREDESIENGINMWIVSDNLRKGAALNAVQIAEELIKML, from the coding sequence ATGCTTAAAAAAAAGGAAAAATATGTTGTAGCAGTGGTTGGTGCAACAGGTGCTGTTGGAAATGAGATGATAGCAGTCTTAGAGGAAAGAGATTTTCCAGTTGAACGCTTAAGGCTTTTTGCCTCAGAAAGAAGTGAGGGCGTGAGACTTAACTTTAAAGGACAGGAAATTACAGTTGAGACTTTAAAAGAAGACTCCTTTCAGGGTATAGATATAGCTCTTTTTTCTGCAGGTGCAGAAAGGTCTAAGATATGGGCACCAATAGCAGCTAAAAGTGGTTGTGTGGTTATTGACAACTCAAGCCAGTGGAGAATGGACCCGGAGGTTCCACTTGTTGTTCCAGAAGTCAATCCTCATGATTTAAAATGGCACAAAGGCATTATTGCCAATCCAAACTGTTCCACAATCCAGATGGTTGTTGCATTAAAGCCAATTCATGATGTGGCAAAGATTAAAAGAGTGGTAGTTACGACTTTTCAGGCAGTATCAGGAACAGGTAAAAAAGCAATGGACGAGCTGCTTCAGCAAACAGTGGCTTTACTTAATTTTAAGGATATAGAAATTAAAGTTTATCCCCATCAGATTGCCTTTAATGTTTTACCACACATAGATAAATTTCTTGAAAACGGCTATACAAAGGAAGAGATGAAAATGGTTAACGAAACAAAAAAGATAATGGGAGACCCATCAATAAGAGTCACTGCCACAACGGTAAGAGTTCCTGTATTCAGAGGGCATAGCGAGAGCGTAAATATAGAAACTGAAAAGAAAATCACAGCCCAGGAAGTTAGAGAACTTCTCAGCAAAGCACCAGGTGTGGTTGTAATAGACAATCCTGACAAAAATGAGTATCCTCTGCCAATTTATGCATCAGGCAGAGATGAGGTTTTTGTTGGAAGAATTCGTGAAGATGAATCAATTGAAAATGGAATAAATATGTGGATTGTATCAGACAACCTGAGAAAAGGTGCAGCATTGAATGCTGTTCAGATCGCAGAAGAACTTATAAAAATGCTTTAG